The following proteins come from a genomic window of Malus sylvestris chromosome 4, drMalSylv7.2, whole genome shotgun sequence:
- the LOC126618794 gene encoding uncharacterized protein LOC126618794 isoform X1 encodes MEDHSLDKVAMSGPALASMIQRFSTSPGSVDGLIFGHVSHIPPTLTDDSPNSTSSATLIATVTAFFCSGSTLSFYNSSGRVDPLSLRRFVQAQQAQSPSSHLLGWFSGRRRTHLRPSLREFSVSNSLSSNPTLNFPIQNPPEGSPATPTLTPSLFLLFASPVTDQTIHTHEYRAYQFRPSKHSFEPKSIQIVNIGPAFRAHYGNFNPSSPFPILPCELRVSPMNVDRGEESLDQLKQHNKDQSELDMCSEGLDVGSLSRLMGSEAANYTAGVEDLYEKMLVKIETLTRLVEQSSAKVLEQENHNRKLRYKAARSAGLE; translated from the exons ATGGAAGACCATTCCCTAGACAAGGTGGCGATGTCAGGCCCAGCCCTGGCCTCCATGATCCAACGCTTCTCCACCTCCCCAGGCTCCGTCGACGGCCTGATCTTCGGCCATGTCAGCCACATCCCCCCTACCCTCACCGACGACTCTCCCAATTCCACCTCCTCCGCCACTCTCATCGCCACCGTCACCGCCTTCTTCTGCTCCGGCTCCACCCTCTCCTTCTACAACTCCTCCGGCCGGGTCGACCCCCTCTCCCTCCGCCGCTTCGTCCAAGCCCAGCAGGCCCAATCCCCCTCCTCCCACCTACTCGGCTGGTTCTCCGGCCGCCGCAGAACCCACCTCCGCCCCTCCCTCCGAGAATTCTCAGTCTCcaactctctctcctccaaCCCCACTCTCAACTTCCCAATCCAAAACCCTCCCGAGGGCTCCCCCGCCACCCCAACTCTCACCCCCTCCCTCTTTCTCCTCTTCGCTTCTCCGGTCACCGATCAGACCATCCACACTCACGAGTACCGTGCCTATCAGTTCCGGCCATCCAAGCACTCCTTCGAGCCGAAATCGATCCAGATCGTCAACATTGGGCCCGCGTTCCGAGCCCATTACGGGAATTTCAACCCTAGCTCGCCGTTCCCAATTTTGCCCTGCGAGCTTAGGGTTTCGCCGATGAATGTCGACAGGGGAGAGGAGAGCTTAGATCAACTGAAGCAGCACAACAAGGATCAGAGCGAACTGGATATGTGCAGTGAGGGCTTGGATGTTGGAAGCCTCAGTAGGCTGATGGGTTCGGAGGCTGCGAATTACACCGCCGGCGTCGAGGACTTGTATGAGAAAATGCTTGTCAAGATTGAAACTTTGACCAGGCTCGTTGAGCAGAGCTCCGCCAAGGTTCTTGAGCAG GAAAATCACAATAGGAAGCTAAGGTACAAAGCTGCTAGGTCTGCTGGGTTGGAGTAA
- the LOC126618794 gene encoding uncharacterized protein LOC126618794 isoform X2, translated as MEDHSLDKVAMSGPALASMIQRFSTSPGSVDGLIFGHVSHIPPTLTDDSPNSTSSATLIATVTAFFCSGSTLSFYNSSGRVDPLSLRRFVQAQQAQSPSSHLLGWFSGRRRTHLRPSLREFSVSNSLSSNPTLNFPIQNPPEGSPATPTLTPSLFLLFASPVTDQTIHTHEYRAYQFRPSKHSFEPKSIQIVNIGPAFRAHYGNFNPSSPFPILPCELRVSPMNVDRGEESLDQLKQHNKDQSELDMCSEGLDVGSLSRLMGSEAANYTAGVEDLYEKMLVKIETLTRLVEQSSAKVLEQENHNRKLRYKAARSAGLE; from the coding sequence ATGGAAGACCATTCCCTAGACAAGGTGGCGATGTCAGGCCCAGCCCTGGCCTCCATGATCCAACGCTTCTCCACCTCCCCAGGCTCCGTCGACGGCCTGATCTTCGGCCATGTCAGCCACATCCCCCCTACCCTCACCGACGACTCTCCCAATTCCACCTCCTCCGCCACTCTCATCGCCACCGTCACCGCCTTCTTCTGCTCCGGCTCCACCCTCTCCTTCTACAACTCCTCCGGCCGGGTCGACCCCCTCTCCCTCCGCCGCTTCGTCCAAGCCCAGCAGGCCCAATCCCCCTCCTCCCACCTACTCGGCTGGTTCTCCGGCCGCCGCAGAACCCACCTCCGCCCCTCCCTCCGAGAATTCTCAGTCTCcaactctctctcctccaaCCCCACTCTCAACTTCCCAATCCAAAACCCTCCCGAGGGCTCCCCCGCCACCCCAACTCTCACCCCCTCCCTCTTTCTCCTCTTCGCTTCTCCGGTCACCGATCAGACCATCCACACTCACGAGTACCGTGCCTATCAGTTCCGGCCATCCAAGCACTCCTTCGAGCCGAAATCGATCCAGATCGTCAACATTGGGCCCGCGTTCCGAGCCCATTACGGGAATTTCAACCCTAGCTCGCCGTTCCCAATTTTGCCCTGCGAGCTTAGGGTTTCGCCGATGAATGTCGACAGGGGAGAGGAGAGCTTAGATCAACTGAAGCAGCACAACAAGGATCAGAGCGAACTGGATATGTGCAGTGAGGGCTTGGATGTTGGAAGCCTCAGTAGGCTGATGGGTTCGGAGGCTGCGAATTACACCGCCGGCGTCGAGGACTTGTATGAGAAAATGCTTGTCAAGATTGAAACTTTGACCAGGCTCGTTGAGCAGAGCTCCGCCAAGGTTCTTGAGCAG
- the LOC126618799 gene encoding probably inactive leucine-rich repeat receptor-like protein kinase IMK2: MFMENKLLFVIHALLFLQLLIVAYQPVSGQRGNDGVIVTQSDYQALRAFKRELVDFTGVLRSWNDSGHGACLGWWAGIKCVNGQVIAIQLPWKRLGGRISEKIGQLQALRKLSLHDNVLAGPVPLSLGFLPNLRGVYLFNNRLSGSVPPSIGNCPLLQTLDFSNNSLTGAIPSSLANSTKLYRLNLSFNSLSGFIPTSLTKFPSLTILALQHNNLSGPIPSTWGAGYRNHSYKLTILTLDNNLISGTIPSSLSKLGFLEEIYLNNNQISGTIPDEIGELTRLQKLDLSNNAINGSFPSSFSNLSSLVSLSLEGNRLNNQIPEGLERLQNLSVLNLKKNNFSGHIPASVGNISGIYQLDLSENKFSGKIPASLSSLDNLTSFNVSHNNLSGPVPSLLSKKFNSSSFAGNLQLCGYSASTPCSSPPPQILPSSPPAEQPLKKKHHHKFSTKDKILIAAGALLAVLLLLCCILLVCLVRKRSASKGMNGTTAKQAADAGIAAKAVPGSAGVEYGGEAGGKLVHFDGPFVFTADDLLCATAEIMGKSTYGTAYKATLEEGNEVAVKRLREKTTKGQKEFETEAAAIGKIRHPNLLALRAYYLGPKGEKLLVFDYMSKGSLASFLHARGPDTIIDWPTRMNIAIGITRGLCYLHNENIVHGNLTSSNILLDEQTNAHIADFGLSRLMTAAANTTVIATAGTLGYNAPELSKSKKATTKTDVYSLGVLILELLTGKSPGEPMNSMDLPQWVASIVKEEWTNEVFDLELMRDVPTIGDLLLNTLKLALHCVDPSPAARPEAQQVLQQLEEIKPDQATGGSAAEGGAEVPPQEAE; this comes from the exons atgttcatggaaaataagTTGTTGTTTGTCATCCATGCCTTGCTCTTTCTTCAGCTATTAATTGTCGCTTACCAGCCTGTTTCGGGCCAGCGAGGGAATGATGGAGTGATTGTGACTCAGTCCGATTACCAAGCTCTTCGAGCATTCAAGCGCGAGCTTGTTGATTTCACCGGTGTACTGCGCAGCTGGAATGACAGCGGACATGGAGCCTGCTTGGGCTGGTGGGCAGGGATCAAGTGTGTGAACGGACAGGTCATTGCAATCCAGCTTCCGTGGAAGAGGCTCGGGGGCAGAATCTCGGAAAAGATTGGGCAGCTGCAAGCGCTTCGGAAGCTCAGCCTGCACGACAATGTCTTGGCTGGCCCTGTCCCTTTGTCTCTTGGCTTCCTTCCCAATCTCAGAGGGGTTTACCTCTTCAACAACCGGCTTTCGGGTTCTGTCCCGCCTTCGATTGGTAACTGCCCTCTTCTTCAAACTCTTGATTTCAGCAATAATTCGCTTACTGGTGCAATCCCTTCTAGTCTTGCAAATTCTACCAAGCTGTACAGACTTAATCTGAGCTTCAATTCGCTTTCGGGTTTCATCCCAACTAGTCTCACCAAGTTCCCTTCTCTCACCATCCTTGCCCTCCAACACAACAACCTCTCTGGTCCTATTCCAAGCACTTGGGGTGCCGGATATCGAAATCATAGTTACAAACTTACGATCCTGACCCTTGATAATAATCTGATTTCCGGAACTATTCCAAGTTCTCTGAGCAAATTGGGTTTTCTTGAAGAGATTTATTTGAACAACAACCAGATTTCCGGGACCATTCCCGATGAAATAGGGGAGCTCACAAGGCTCCAAAAGCTAGACTTATCCAACAATGCCATCAATGGCAGCTTCCCTTCTAGCTTCTCCAACCTCTCCTCCCTTGTTTCGTTGAGCCTCGAGGGCAACCGCCTCAATAACCAAATCCCGGAAGGCCTGGAAAGGTTGCAGAACCTCTCAGTACTTAACTTGAAGAAAAACAATTTCAGTGGCCACATTCCAGCATCTGTTGGCAATATCTCTGGAATTTACCAACTCGATTTATCCGAAAACAAATTCAGTGGCAAAATTCCTGCTTCACTTTCCAGCTTAGACAACCTCACTTCCTTCAATGTTTCTCACAACAATCTCTCTGGCCCCGTCCCTTCTCTCCTCTCGAAAAAATTCAATTCTAGCTCTTTTGCGGGCAATCTTCAGCTGTGTGGGTACAGCGCTTCAACTCCGTGTTCTTCTCCCCCGCCTCAGATTCTTCCATCTTCTCCGCCAGCAGAGCAGCCTTTGAAGAAAAAGCATCACCACAAATTTAGTACGAAGGACAAAATTCTCATAGCGGCGGGTGCCCTCCTGGCGGTTCTGCTTCTACTCTGCTGCATTTTGCTTGTTTGTTTGGTGAGGAAAAGGTCTGCTTCAAAAGGTATGAATGGTACAACGGCTAAGCAGGCCGCTGATGCGGGGATCGCTGCCAAGGCAGTTCCTGGTAGTGCCGGAGTTGAATATGGCGGTGAAGCTGGTGGGAAGCTTGTGCACTTTGATGGGCCGTTTGTTTTCACAGCTGATGACCTGCTGTGTGCCACTGCTGAAATAATGGGGAAGAGCACATATGGGACTGCATACAAGGCAACATTAGAGGAAGGAAATGAAGTTGCAGTGAAGAGATTGAGGGAAAAGACAACGAAAGGTCAGAAGGAATTCGAAACTGAAGCTGCAGCAATTGGGAAGATTCGCCACCCGAATCTCTTGGCTCTGAGGGCTTATTACTTGGGACCTAAGGGAGAGAAGCTTCTCGTCTTCGATTACATGTCTAAGGGTAGCCTTGCATCCTTCCTTCATG CTCGAGGGCCAGACACCATCATTGATTGGCCAACAAGGATGAACATAGCGATCGGCATCACTCGTGGACTATGCTACCTCCACAACGAGAACATTGTACATGGCAATCTCACATCCAGCAACATTCTACTTGATGAGCAGACCAATGCTCACATTGCGGACTTTGGCCTTTCGCGCCTCATGACTGCGGCCGCCAACACCACTGTGATCGCCACTGCAGGAACTCTCGGCTACAACGCACCTGAGCTCTCAAAGTCCAAGAAGGCCACAACAAAGACTGATGTGTACAGCCTTGGGGTGCTCATACTGGAGCTGCTGACAGGAAAATCCCCCGGGGAACCGATGAACAGCATGGATTTGCCCCAATGGGTGGCATCAATTGTGAAAGAGGAGTGGACAAATGAAGTTTTCGACTTGGAGCTCATGAGGGATGTGCCAACCATAGGTGACCTGCTGCTTAACACATTGAAGTTGGCTCTGCATTGTGTGGATCCATCGCCGGCTGCGCGGCCGGAAGCTCAGCAGGTTCTGCAGCAGCTGGAGGAGATTAAGCCTGATCAGGCAACTGGTGGTTCTGCAGCTGAAGGAGGAGCAGAAGTACCGCCACAAGAAGCTGAGTAA
- the LOC126618800 gene encoding PRA1 family protein B4-like: protein MSTPTPPPILPVSTTATAVGGGTAQSQAPIATPAFRAFINHISDTCRNGLAQRRPWSELLDRSAFAKPESFSDATVRVRKNYSYFRVNYLAVLALTVAVSLFTHPFSLLVLLGLLAAWLFLYLFRPSDQPLVIFGRTFSDTQTLLGLTALSVFVVFLTSVGSVLISALLVGAAVVFAHGAFRVPEDLFLDEQEPSASTGFLSFLNGAASNVAAATSPAVVAARG, encoded by the coding sequence ATGTCGACTCCGACACCCCCGCCGATCCTCCCGGTCTCTACAACCGCAACAGCCGTCGGCGGCGGCACGGCCCAGTCCCAGGCTCCCATCGCTACCCCCGCCTTCCGCGCCTTCATCAACCACATCTCCGACACCTGCCGCAACGGCCTCGCCCAGCGCCGCCCCTGGTCCGAGCTCCTCGACCGATCCGCCTTCGCCAAGCCGGAATCCTTCTCCGACGCCACCGTCCGCGTCCGCAAGAACTACTCCTACTTCCGCGTCAACTACCTCGCTGTTCTCGCCCTCACCGTTGCTGTTTCCCTCTTCACCCACCCGTTTTCCCTCCTCGTCCTCCTCGGCCTCCTCGCCGCCTGGCTCTTCCTCTACCTCTTCCGCCCCTCCGATCAGCCCCTCGTCATCTTCGGCCGCACGTTCTCTGACACCCAGACCCTCTTGGGCCTCACCGCCCTCTCCGTCTTCGTCGTCTTCCTCACATCCGTTGGATCCGTCCTCATCTCCGCTCTCCTCGTGGGTGCCGCAGTCGTCTTCGCTCACGGCGCCTTTAGGGTTCCCGAGGACCTCTTCCTTGACGAGCAAGAGCCTTCCGCCTCCACCGGCTTCCTCTCCTTCCTCAACGGCGCTGCTTCCAATGTCGCTGCCGCCACATCGCCCGCCGTTGTCGCCGCTCGCGGTTGA
- the LOC126618801 gene encoding uncharacterized protein LOC126618801: protein MPCLNISANVNLDGVDTSAILSEATSTVAKIIGKPEAYVMIVLKGSVPISFGGTEQPAAYAELVSIGGLNPDVNKKLSAAIAAILETKLSVPKSRFFLKFYDTKGSNFGWNGSTF from the exons ATGCCGTGCCTGAACATTTCAGCTAACGTGAACCTGGACGGCGTGGACACCTCCGCCATCCTCTCCGAAGCCACCTCCACCGTTGCCAAGATCATCGGCAAGCCCGAGGCT TATGTGATGATTGTGCTGAAGGGATCCGTACCCATATCTTTTGGTGGGACTGAGCAGCCAGCTGCATATGCTGAGTTGGTCTCCATTGGTGGCCTTAATCCTGATGTGAACAAGAAGCTAAGTGCTGCAATTGCCGCAATTCTTGAGACAAAGTTGTCTGTGCCCAAGTCACGATTTTTTCTCAAGTTCTATGACACCAAG GGTTCCAACTTTGGATGGAACGGGTCTACCTTTTAG
- the LOC126617725 gene encoding uncharacterized protein LOC126617725, producing MPCLYISTNVNLDGVDADSIFSEATKAISAITGKPENFVMVVLKGSVPISFGKSTTIPASYGELVAMGGITTTVKRQLIATLGTIFESKLSIPKTRFFLKVVDLSTPTGSKL from the exons ATGCCTTGCCTTTATATCTCCACCAACGTCAACCTTGACGGAGTCGACGCTGATTCCATCTTTTCCGAAGCCACCAAAGCCATCTCTGCCATTACTGGAAAGCCCGAAAAt TTTGTGATGGTGGTACTAAAGGGATCGGTGCCCATATCGTTCGGGAAGAGTACCACTATACCGGCATCATATGGCGAGTTAGTAGCAATGGGTGGCATTACCACGACCGTGAAGAGGCAGCTGATCGCCACTCTCGGCACGATTTTTGAGTCCAAGCTTTCGATCCCAAAAACCCGATTTTTTCTTAAAGTTGTTGATTTAAGTACTCCTACAGGATCCAAACTGTAA